In Hwangdonia lutea, a single window of DNA contains:
- a CDS encoding Crp/Fnr family transcriptional regulator, translated as MSISDFLVSLIPFSQTELEDIIAHFKKESVSKHQILVRQGQICNALYFVESGMGRSYYLNEGGKEITQWFFGVGKFMTSVDSFFQQSPSVYYLEVLEDSILYRISKSDIDRLFDTYPKMEKMGRLISIEMLTRVINKLNAIQFQTARERYDYMLTEFPDIAYRVPLGHIASYLGMTQETLSRIRKNGSGN; from the coding sequence ATGAGTATTTCCGACTTTTTAGTGTCATTAATTCCGTTTAGCCAAACCGAATTGGAGGATATTATTGCTCATTTTAAGAAAGAATCTGTTTCAAAACATCAAATTCTAGTTCGCCAAGGTCAAATATGCAATGCCTTATATTTTGTTGAAAGCGGTATGGGCAGAAGCTACTATCTTAATGAAGGCGGAAAGGAAATTACACAATGGTTTTTTGGTGTTGGTAAATTTATGACGAGTGTAGATAGTTTTTTTCAACAAAGCCCGAGTGTGTATTATTTAGAAGTTTTAGAAGATTCTATTTTATACCGTATTTCTAAAAGTGACATAGACAGACTTTTCGATACATACCCCAAAATGGAAAAAATGGGAAGATTGATTAGCATAGAAATGCTTACCAGAGTGATAAATAAACTCAATGCCATTCAATTTCAAACCGCCAGAGAGCGCTACGATTATATGCTTACCGAATTTCCAGATATTGCTTATCGTGTACCGCTGGGTCATATTGCTTCGTATTTAGGAATGACCCAAGAAACGTTAAGCAGAATTAGAAAAAACGGTTCTGGAAACTAA
- a CDS encoding TolC family protein — protein MNRNNTSIKFLLIALLVIAPSITVAQELDPVLKDLIHKGLEKNHKVNTNRLDSEQAKVDQQMAKSVFLPKITFNGSYARLNDDITFDDATQTLLIETQKLIIKDAVGIPFNSPFPDNIPLQDAPNLQDKNILKTSVDLDWVLFSGLEASNALKASKHKETSLNFVGMAEKDKVALQIIEAYDKLALVKASKKVLTNTENYLNEQAIYVKKAVENGLATPISRKKIELAQQQLEAKKLEFNHNNILLIEVLHQLTGETKANLSRLNPQLESFSIVSHSNTEKRNEVKALEEAEKATRYQAKMEKSNFIPKVAVKGHYEFIEDDLSLLDPKWFIGVGVQWRVFDGNASRLKSKKTALESLKYQEKINEAQEMINLSIIKAELTYEASQQNTYIVQKEIELANDTYEMVNKQYKNNLASVTELLDALNDVEKANFKLQESYFNERRAVADLLHAKGILTY, from the coding sequence ATGAACAGAAACAATACTTCGATAAAATTCTTATTGATTGCCCTTTTAGTTATAGCTCCGTCTATAACTGTGGCGCAAGAATTAGACCCTGTATTAAAAGACTTAATTCACAAAGGGCTTGAAAAAAACCATAAAGTCAACACCAATCGATTGGATTCCGAACAAGCTAAAGTAGATCAGCAAATGGCAAAATCGGTATTCTTGCCCAAGATTACATTTAACGGAAGCTATGCGAGATTAAATGATGACATTACTTTTGATGATGCCACACAAACCTTATTAATCGAGACCCAAAAACTTATTATAAAGGACGCCGTTGGCATACCGTTTAACAGCCCGTTTCCAGATAATATTCCGTTGCAAGACGCACCCAATCTTCAAGATAAAAACATTTTAAAAACGTCGGTAGATTTAGACTGGGTATTGTTTAGCGGGCTCGAAGCCAGTAATGCGTTAAAAGCGAGCAAACACAAAGAGACTTCGTTAAATTTTGTTGGTATGGCAGAAAAGGATAAAGTGGCTTTGCAGATTATTGAAGCCTATGATAAACTTGCCTTAGTAAAAGCCTCAAAAAAAGTACTCACCAACACCGAAAATTATTTGAATGAACAAGCCATTTATGTTAAAAAAGCAGTTGAAAATGGTTTGGCAACTCCCATCAGTCGTAAAAAAATTGAGCTTGCCCAACAGCAATTGGAAGCAAAAAAATTGGAATTTAACCACAATAACATCTTATTAATCGAAGTGCTTCATCAACTTACTGGCGAAACCAAAGCAAACTTAAGCAGGCTCAATCCGCAGTTAGAATCATTTTCGATTGTTTCCCATTCCAATACTGAAAAACGCAACGAGGTTAAGGCTTTGGAAGAAGCCGAAAAAGCCACCCGTTATCAAGCCAAAATGGAAAAAAGCAATTTTATTCCGAAAGTAGCGGTAAAAGGACATTATGAGTTTATAGAAGACGACTTATCCCTATTAGACCCCAAGTGGTTTATTGGAGTTGGCGTACAATGGCGTGTTTTTGACGGAAATGCGTCTAGATTGAAAAGCAAAAAAACAGCATTGGAAAGCTTGAAATACCAAGAAAAAATAAACGAAGCCCAAGAAATGATTAATTTAAGCATCATTAAGGCAGAATTGACCTATGAGGCATCGCAACAAAACACATATATTGTTCAAAAAGAAATTGAACTGGCTAACGATACTTATGAAATGGTTAATAAGCAATACAAAAACAATCTAGCGTCTGTCACAGAATTGCTGGATGCCCTAAACGATGTGGAAAAAGCCAATTTTAAATTACAAGAATCCTACTTTAACGAAAGACGTGCAGTTGCAGATTTGCTACATGCCAAAGGAATACTGACTTACTAA